Proteins encoded together in one Oncorhynchus mykiss isolate Arlee chromosome 7, USDA_OmykA_1.1, whole genome shotgun sequence window:
- the LOC110517309 gene encoding histone-lysine N-methyltransferase SETDB2 isoform X1, with product MDGSEKTEVARAKSFWVQVDVEETFDELYEYLTHLKHAIKTCTATDREYVQGMNMITLLDSGLIVTPATTGPATTTAPATTTAPATGNESFVEVVIGAEILTVSVPDIDDPQTPLPPQQTEPVSPPSPLRYDGSIIPLSPPYPNREDLMTPLLPLQLPYQFHTCSQACVPHLPPSAHHFRGHNPLRIPLLCSFQRQCAPTPPLTTGIETDCDGTEPDSKGEGSENSEGAELDSEVTARGVVYKAPCGLSLCTPGEVLCFLVATESHGVLQVDDFTFDPLVQLECLRPPQWRPPGLAERDLSRGSEPTPVELCLQEEGVRPEDFRYRKERWPHGCFLSSGPLFTTCCDCTDGCGDAESCACACLTPGGKHYSHQRLSEHVPKGLYECGPWCGCDRGMCQNRVVQRGLRVRLQVFPTGNKGWGVRCRDDLDRGTFVCTYAGVVLRAGLDSDEPLPPKRQKADLPSDDEVEVVDEWLAPAGEGRAPAETLEPSPPSSPPDGLHVPVIQRPGVELSPQIQAVLVGNSLPVQPLTGMEVEEGVEQENGVQKPQLNSQAHMKEVDVKLSVSTSTSPKKLGPKQNPMEHLYYLDATKEGNVGRFINHSCDPNLFVQNVFTDSHDPNFPVIAFFTSKVVKAGTELTWNYSHSPDSDLEQKVTCQCGCEGCQGLLS from the exons ATGGATGGGTCAGAGAAAACAGAAGTTG CGAGGGCAAAGTCATTCTGGGTACAGGTGGATGTGGAAGAAACATTTGATGAGCTATATGAATATCTGACACACCTGAAGCATGCCATCAAGACCTGCACTGCTACAGACAGAG aATATGTCCAGGGGATGAATATGATTACCTTATTGGATTCCGGGCTGATTGTGACACCGGCAACTACAGGCCCAGCTACAACTACAGCCCCAGCTACAACTACAGCCCCTGCCACTGGGAATGAGTCTTTTGTGGAGGTGGTTATTGGTGCAG AAATCCTCACAGTTTCAGTCCCTGACATTGACGACCCTCAGACTCCACTGCCCCCCCAACAGACAGAGCCCGtatcccctccctcacccctccgtTACGATGGCTCCATCATCCCCCTGTCGCCCCCCTACCCCAACAGAGAGGACCTCATGACTCCCCTGCTGCCCCTCCAGCTCCCCTACCAGTTCCATACCTGCAGCCAGGCCTGTGTGCCCCACCTGCCCCCGTCCGCACACCACTTCCGGGGCCACAACCCTCTCAGGATCCCACTACTCTGCTCCTTCCAGCGGCAGTGTGCTCCCACCCCACCTCTCACTACTGGGATTGAGACCGATTGTGATGGGACTGAACCAGACTCTAAGGGGGAGGGCTCTGAGAATTCTGAGGGTGCAGAGTTGGACTCTGAGGTCACGGCACGGGGTGTTGTTTACAAGGCTCCCTGTGGGCTGAGTCTCTGCACCCCAGGGGAGGTGCTATGTTTTCTGGTTGCCACAGAGAGTCACGGCGTTCTGCAGGTGGACGACTTCACCTTTGACCCCCTGGTGCAGTTGGAGTGTCTGCGGCCACCGCAGTGGCGCCCACCCGGGCTGGCTGAGAGGGACCTGAGCCGGGGGTCAGAGCCAACGCCAGTGGAGTTATGCCTGCAGGAGGAAGGAGTGCGGCCGGAGGATTTCCGCTACAGGAAGGAGCGTTGGCCTCACGGCTGTTTCCTCAGTTCGGGCCCGCTGTTCACCACCTGCTGCGACTGCACTGACGGCTGTGGTGATGCGGAGAGCTGCGCCTGCGCTTGTCTGACCCCAGGCGGCAAACACTACTCCCACCAGAGGCTGTCTGAGCATGTGCCCAAAGG GCTGTACGAATGCGGTCCTTGGTGTGGGTGTGACCGTGGTATGTGCCAGAACCGTGTGGTTCAGCGGGGTCTGCGTGTCCGGCTGCAGGTCTTCCCCACCGGAAACAAAGGATGGGGGGTGCGTTGCCGTGACGACCTGGACAGGGGCACGTTCGTGTGCACATACGCAG GTGTAGTTCTCAGGGCAGGACTGGACTCCGACGAGCCCCTCCCACCCAAGCGCCAGAAGGCGGACCTTCCCTCCGACGACGAGGTGGAGGTGGTAGATGAGTGGCTGGCACCGGCAGGGGAGGGACGAGCGCCTGCAGAGACCCTGGAGCCCTCGCCCCCCTCCTCACCTCCTGACGGGCTTCATGTGCCCGTTATCCAGAGGCCCGGGGTGGAGCTTTCTCCACAGATACAAGCCGTGTTGGTGGGAAACTCCCTGCCAGTTCAACCTCTCACAG GCATGGAGGTTGAGGAGGGTGTGGAGCAAGAGAATGGGGTACAGAAGCCTCAGCTGAATTCCCAAGCACACATGAAAGAAGTGGATGTGAAGCTGTCTGTGTCCACAAGCACAAGCCCCAAAAAACTGGGCCCAAAGCAGAACCCTATGGAGCACCTGTATTACCTAGATGCCACGAAGGAGGGGAACGTGGGAAGGTTCATAAAT CACAGCTGCGACCCCAACCTATTTGTGCAGAACGTCTTCACTGACTCTCATGATCCAAACTTCCCCGTCATCGCCTTCTTCACCAGCAA AGTGGTGAAGGCGGGGACTGAGTTGACCTGGAACTACTCCCACAGCCCTGACAGTGACCTGGAACAGAAAGTGACATGTCAGTGTGGCTGTGAAGGCTGTCAGGGACTGCTGTCCTGA
- the LOC110517309 gene encoding histone-lysine N-methyltransferase SETDB2 isoform X2 codes for MDGSEKTEVARAKSFWVQVDVEETFDELYEYLTHLKHAIKTCTATDREYVQGMNMITLLDSGLIVTPATTGPATTTAPATTTAPATGNESFVEVVIGAEILTVSVPDIDDPQTPLPPQQTEPVSPPSPLRYDGSIIPLSPPYPNREDLMTPLLPLQLPYQFHTCSQACVPHLPPSAHHFRGHNPLRIPLLCSFQRQCAPTPPLTTGIETDCDGTEPDSKGEGSENSEGAELDSEVTARGVVYKAPCGLSLCTPGEVLCFLVATESHGVLQVDDFTFDPLVQLECLRPPQWRPPGLAERDLSRGSEPTPVELCLQEEGVRPEDFRYRKERWPHGCFLSSGPLFTTCCDCTDGCGDAESCACACLTPGGKHYSHQRLSEHVPKGLYECGPWCGCDRGMCQNRVVQRGLRVRLQVFPTGNKGWGVRCRDDLDRGTFVCTYAGVVLRAGLDSDEPLPPKRQKADLPSDDEVEVVDEWLAPAGEGRAPAETLEPSPPSSPPDGLHVPVIQRPGVELSPQIQAVLVGNSLPVQPLTGMEVEEGVEQENGVQKPQLNSQAHMKEVDVKLSVSTSTSPKKLGPKQNPMEHLYYLDATKEGNVGRFINHSCDPNLFVQNVFTDSHDPNFPVIAFFTSNFFYIFLQSGEGGD; via the exons ATGGATGGGTCAGAGAAAACAGAAGTTG CGAGGGCAAAGTCATTCTGGGTACAGGTGGATGTGGAAGAAACATTTGATGAGCTATATGAATATCTGACACACCTGAAGCATGCCATCAAGACCTGCACTGCTACAGACAGAG aATATGTCCAGGGGATGAATATGATTACCTTATTGGATTCCGGGCTGATTGTGACACCGGCAACTACAGGCCCAGCTACAACTACAGCCCCAGCTACAACTACAGCCCCTGCCACTGGGAATGAGTCTTTTGTGGAGGTGGTTATTGGTGCAG AAATCCTCACAGTTTCAGTCCCTGACATTGACGACCCTCAGACTCCACTGCCCCCCCAACAGACAGAGCCCGtatcccctccctcacccctccgtTACGATGGCTCCATCATCCCCCTGTCGCCCCCCTACCCCAACAGAGAGGACCTCATGACTCCCCTGCTGCCCCTCCAGCTCCCCTACCAGTTCCATACCTGCAGCCAGGCCTGTGTGCCCCACCTGCCCCCGTCCGCACACCACTTCCGGGGCCACAACCCTCTCAGGATCCCACTACTCTGCTCCTTCCAGCGGCAGTGTGCTCCCACCCCACCTCTCACTACTGGGATTGAGACCGATTGTGATGGGACTGAACCAGACTCTAAGGGGGAGGGCTCTGAGAATTCTGAGGGTGCAGAGTTGGACTCTGAGGTCACGGCACGGGGTGTTGTTTACAAGGCTCCCTGTGGGCTGAGTCTCTGCACCCCAGGGGAGGTGCTATGTTTTCTGGTTGCCACAGAGAGTCACGGCGTTCTGCAGGTGGACGACTTCACCTTTGACCCCCTGGTGCAGTTGGAGTGTCTGCGGCCACCGCAGTGGCGCCCACCCGGGCTGGCTGAGAGGGACCTGAGCCGGGGGTCAGAGCCAACGCCAGTGGAGTTATGCCTGCAGGAGGAAGGAGTGCGGCCGGAGGATTTCCGCTACAGGAAGGAGCGTTGGCCTCACGGCTGTTTCCTCAGTTCGGGCCCGCTGTTCACCACCTGCTGCGACTGCACTGACGGCTGTGGTGATGCGGAGAGCTGCGCCTGCGCTTGTCTGACCCCAGGCGGCAAACACTACTCCCACCAGAGGCTGTCTGAGCATGTGCCCAAAGG GCTGTACGAATGCGGTCCTTGGTGTGGGTGTGACCGTGGTATGTGCCAGAACCGTGTGGTTCAGCGGGGTCTGCGTGTCCGGCTGCAGGTCTTCCCCACCGGAAACAAAGGATGGGGGGTGCGTTGCCGTGACGACCTGGACAGGGGCACGTTCGTGTGCACATACGCAG GTGTAGTTCTCAGGGCAGGACTGGACTCCGACGAGCCCCTCCCACCCAAGCGCCAGAAGGCGGACCTTCCCTCCGACGACGAGGTGGAGGTGGTAGATGAGTGGCTGGCACCGGCAGGGGAGGGACGAGCGCCTGCAGAGACCCTGGAGCCCTCGCCCCCCTCCTCACCTCCTGACGGGCTTCATGTGCCCGTTATCCAGAGGCCCGGGGTGGAGCTTTCTCCACAGATACAAGCCGTGTTGGTGGGAAACTCCCTGCCAGTTCAACCTCTCACAG GCATGGAGGTTGAGGAGGGTGTGGAGCAAGAGAATGGGGTACAGAAGCCTCAGCTGAATTCCCAAGCACACATGAAAGAAGTGGATGTGAAGCTGTCTGTGTCCACAAGCACAAGCCCCAAAAAACTGGGCCCAAAGCAGAACCCTATGGAGCACCTGTATTACCTAGATGCCACGAAGGAGGGGAACGTGGGAAGGTTCATAAAT CACAGCTGCGACCCCAACCTATTTGTGCAGAACGTCTTCACTGACTCTCATGATCCAAACTTCCCCGTCATCGCCTTCTTCACCAGCAA ctttttctatattttcttgCAGAGTGGTGAAGGCGGGGACTGA
- the LOC110517309 gene encoding histone-lysine N-methyltransferase SETDB2 isoform X3, which produces MDGSEKTEVARAKSFWVQVDVEETFDELYEYLTHLKHAIKTCTATDREYVQGMNMITLLDSGLIVTPATTGPATTTAPATTTAPATGNESFVEVVIGAEILTVSVPDIDDPQTPLPPQQTEPVSPPSPLRYDGSIIPLSPPYPNREDLMTPLLPLQLPYQFHTCSQACVPHLPPSAHHFRGHNPLRIPLLCSFQRQCAPTPPLTTGIETDCDGTEPDSKGEGSENSEGAELDSEVTARGVVYKAPCGLSLCTPGEVLCFLVATESHGVLQVDDFTFDPLVQLECLRPPQWRPPGLAERDLSRGSEPTPVELCLQEEGVRPEDFRYRKERWPHGCFLSSGPLFTTCCDCTDGCGDAESCACACLTPGGKHYSHQRLSEHVPKGLYECGPWCGCDRGMCQNRVVQRGLRVRLQVFPTGNKGWGVRCRDDLDRGTFVCTYAGVVLRAGLDSDEPLPPKRQKADLPSDDEVEVVDEWLAPAGEGRAPAETLEPSPPSSPPDGLHVPVIQRPGVELSPQIQAVLVGNSLPVQPLTGMEVEEGVEQENGVQKPQLNSQAHMKEVDVKLSVSTSTSPKKLGPKQNPMEHLYYLDATKEGNVGRFINLRPQPICAERLH; this is translated from the exons ATGGATGGGTCAGAGAAAACAGAAGTTG CGAGGGCAAAGTCATTCTGGGTACAGGTGGATGTGGAAGAAACATTTGATGAGCTATATGAATATCTGACACACCTGAAGCATGCCATCAAGACCTGCACTGCTACAGACAGAG aATATGTCCAGGGGATGAATATGATTACCTTATTGGATTCCGGGCTGATTGTGACACCGGCAACTACAGGCCCAGCTACAACTACAGCCCCAGCTACAACTACAGCCCCTGCCACTGGGAATGAGTCTTTTGTGGAGGTGGTTATTGGTGCAG AAATCCTCACAGTTTCAGTCCCTGACATTGACGACCCTCAGACTCCACTGCCCCCCCAACAGACAGAGCCCGtatcccctccctcacccctccgtTACGATGGCTCCATCATCCCCCTGTCGCCCCCCTACCCCAACAGAGAGGACCTCATGACTCCCCTGCTGCCCCTCCAGCTCCCCTACCAGTTCCATACCTGCAGCCAGGCCTGTGTGCCCCACCTGCCCCCGTCCGCACACCACTTCCGGGGCCACAACCCTCTCAGGATCCCACTACTCTGCTCCTTCCAGCGGCAGTGTGCTCCCACCCCACCTCTCACTACTGGGATTGAGACCGATTGTGATGGGACTGAACCAGACTCTAAGGGGGAGGGCTCTGAGAATTCTGAGGGTGCAGAGTTGGACTCTGAGGTCACGGCACGGGGTGTTGTTTACAAGGCTCCCTGTGGGCTGAGTCTCTGCACCCCAGGGGAGGTGCTATGTTTTCTGGTTGCCACAGAGAGTCACGGCGTTCTGCAGGTGGACGACTTCACCTTTGACCCCCTGGTGCAGTTGGAGTGTCTGCGGCCACCGCAGTGGCGCCCACCCGGGCTGGCTGAGAGGGACCTGAGCCGGGGGTCAGAGCCAACGCCAGTGGAGTTATGCCTGCAGGAGGAAGGAGTGCGGCCGGAGGATTTCCGCTACAGGAAGGAGCGTTGGCCTCACGGCTGTTTCCTCAGTTCGGGCCCGCTGTTCACCACCTGCTGCGACTGCACTGACGGCTGTGGTGATGCGGAGAGCTGCGCCTGCGCTTGTCTGACCCCAGGCGGCAAACACTACTCCCACCAGAGGCTGTCTGAGCATGTGCCCAAAGG GCTGTACGAATGCGGTCCTTGGTGTGGGTGTGACCGTGGTATGTGCCAGAACCGTGTGGTTCAGCGGGGTCTGCGTGTCCGGCTGCAGGTCTTCCCCACCGGAAACAAAGGATGGGGGGTGCGTTGCCGTGACGACCTGGACAGGGGCACGTTCGTGTGCACATACGCAG GTGTAGTTCTCAGGGCAGGACTGGACTCCGACGAGCCCCTCCCACCCAAGCGCCAGAAGGCGGACCTTCCCTCCGACGACGAGGTGGAGGTGGTAGATGAGTGGCTGGCACCGGCAGGGGAGGGACGAGCGCCTGCAGAGACCCTGGAGCCCTCGCCCCCCTCCTCACCTCCTGACGGGCTTCATGTGCCCGTTATCCAGAGGCCCGGGGTGGAGCTTTCTCCACAGATACAAGCCGTGTTGGTGGGAAACTCCCTGCCAGTTCAACCTCTCACAG GCATGGAGGTTGAGGAGGGTGTGGAGCAAGAGAATGGGGTACAGAAGCCTCAGCTGAATTCCCAAGCACACATGAAAGAAGTGGATGTGAAGCTGTCTGTGTCCACAAGCACAAGCCCCAAAAAACTGGGCCCAAAGCAGAACCCTATGGAGCACCTGTATTACCTAGATGCCACGAAGGAGGGGAACGTGGGAAGGTTCATAAAT CTGCGACCCCAACCTATTTGTGCAGAACGTCTTCACTGA
- the LOC118965219 gene encoding uncharacterized protein LOC118965219, whose translation MTQVRRSVGEALWGMCAADAMSMPAHWYYNIDDIKRDFGGWITGFNAPNNRHPSSILTLSNSAGSGRTAWSSGGNRPHVVGSVILHNKLKFWKASGGSVHYHQGLQAGENTLNAICSLRVAQALTGGKFASVAEPAARGAVLADYVHFMTTPGTHGDTYAESFHRAFFSDWQDTRPTSSSKVLEFAEQRYQQKMNVSVPDSQLDAIGCLPMAIPFVLLSATANEDQAVSAAVEFVRLTHPHPKVEKYVTLYARALHATLNGACLKQQAEAFLKSPDLDAWDTCKPYIQKAARFPTSSAEGLKVHQSAVEMLGMACYTRGALSSMFYLAHEFHNDPHGGILANTNCGGENCNRGSALGALLGARAGYTGGSVPQEWKDGLRNTQEPIHEILKMLRDCPL comes from the exons ATGACCCAGGTGCGAAGGTCGGTGGGAGAGGCGCTGTGGGGAATGTGTGCCGCCGACGCCATGTCCATGCCTGCGCACTGGTACTACAACATCGATGACATCAAGAGAGATTTTGGAGGATGGATCACCGGCTTCAACGCACCCAACAACAGACACCCGTCCAGCATCCTCACCCTCTCCAACTCAG CGGGGAGCGGTCGCACTGCATGGTCCTCTGGTGGGAACAGACCCCATGTTGTGGGTAGCGTAATCCTCCATAACAAGCTCAAGTTCTGGAAGGCATCGGGTGGATCGGTCCACTATCACCAAG GTCTCCAGGCTGGTGAGAATACCCTGAATGCCATCTGCTCCCTGAGGGTGGCACAGGCCCTGACAGGGGGGAAGTTTGCCAGCGTGGCAGAACCAGCGGCGAGGGGGGCGGTGCTGGCTGATTACGTACACTTCATGACCACGCCAGGAACACATGGAGACACCTACGCAGAGTCCTTCCACAGAGCATTCTTCTCCGACTGGCAAGACACCAGACCCACTTCCTCAAGCAAG GTGTTGGAGTTTGCAGAGCAGCGCTACCAGCAGAAGATGAACGTGTCAGTCCCTGACAGCCAGCTAGACGCTATTGGCTGCCTCCCCATGGCCATCCCCTTTGTGCTTCTCTCTGCCACAGCCAATGAGGACCAAGCT gtGTCTGCAGCAGTGGAGTTTGTCCGGCTCACCCACCCCCACCCCAAGGTGGAGAAATATGTGACGCTGTACGCCCGAGCCCTCCATGCCACTCTGAATGGGGCGTGTCTGAAGCAGCAAGCGGAGGCCTTCCTCAAGTCACCCGACCTGGACGCATGGGACACTTGCAAGCCCTACATACAGAAAGCAGCCAGGTTTCCAACCTCTTCTGCAGAGGGGCTCAAGGTTCACCAGAGTGCAGTGGAAATGCTTGGCATGGCCTGCTACACCCGAG GTGCCCTCAGTAGTATGTTCTACCTAGCACATGAGTTTCACAACGACCCTCATGGAGGGATCCTGGCAAACACCAATTGTGGcg GAGAGAACTGCAACAGGGGTTCTGCTTTGGGGGCTCTGCTGGGGGCAAGGGCAGGGTACACGGGTGGATCTGTACCCCAGGAGTGGAAGGATGGATTGAGGAACACACAGGAACCAATCCATGAAATACTAAAGATGCTCCGAGACTGCCCCCTATAG
- the f7l gene encoding coagulation factor VII isoform X2, whose amino-acid sequence MESSTTTDALKVQLRHLILLVLYIPACTGLPGVFLSTQEANEVLHHQRSRRANSLLEELRLGDLERECLEEQCGYEEAREIFTLPEQLEEFWKSYSVVDQCESGPCLNGATCLGQVNTYICICLPGFDGRNCGQTSMNSYDGCLYRNGGCEHFCTEFPDLSHHCHCAPGYSLDNDSSSCIPQVPFPCGRIVKTFRPGPRIVKGTICPKGECPWQVMLEYMNEYKCGGILLAPHWILTAAHCMWHTTASHWQVTVGEHNRAKKEGTEQIRRVTRMLIHPQYNHTSTDRDLSLLYLKREVVLGPFVVPVCLPALDGSFGRTLGAMRTSVVSGWGRLAQSGPPSTLLQRLEVPRVPLQECRTTGLNVTMNMLCAGFRDGKKDACQGDSGGPLVTRYKNTWFLTGVVSWGKGCAQEDVYGIYTRVSNFLDWINQTMATG is encoded by the exons ATGGAGTCGTCTACGACCACGGACGCTCTGAAAGTGCAGCTCAGACACCTTATCCTGCTAGTCCTCTATATCCCAGCCTGCACCGGACTCCCTGGAG TGTTCCTGAGCACACAGGAGGCCAATGAGGTGCTCCATCATCAGCGGTCGCGGCGTGCTAACAGCCTGCTGGAGGAGCTGAGACTGGGAGACCTGGAGAGAGAGTGTCTGGAGGAGCAATGTGGCTACGAGGAGGCACGGGAGATCTTCACCCTCCCCGAACAATTG GAGGAGTTCTGGAAGAGCTACTCAG tggTGGATCAGTGTGAGTCTGGCCCCTGCTTGAATGGGGCTACCTGTTTAGGTCAGGTGAACACCTACATCTGCATATGTCTCCCTGGGTTTGATGGACGAAACTGTGGCCAAA CCTCGATGAACTCTTATGATGGTTGTCTGTACAGAAATGGGGGATGTGAGCACTTCTGTACAGAGTTTCCAGACCTGTCTCACCATTGTCACTGTGCCCCTGGGTACAGCCTGGACAATGACAGCAGTAGCTGCATACCCCAAG ttcCGTTTCCCTGTGGAAGAATTGTAAAAACGTTCAGGCCCGGGCCCCGAATTGTGAAAGGCACAATTTGTCCTAAGGGAGAGTGCCCATGGCAG GTTATGCTGGAGTACATGAATGAATATAAATGTGGGGGGATCCTCTTGGCTCCACATTGGATCCTTACTGCTGCCCACTGTATGTGGCACACGACTGCCTCCCATTGGCAAGTCACAGTGG GTGAACACAACCGTGCGAAGAAGGAGGGCACAGAGCAGATTCGCCGGGTGACGAGGATGCTGATCCACCCCCAATACAACCACACCTCCACAGACCGGGACCTGTCTCTGCTCTACCTCAAGAGGGAAGTAGTGCTTGGACCCTTCGTGGTGCCTGTGTGCTTGCCCGCCTTGGACGGCTCCTTCGGGCGCACACTGGGGGCCATGCGCACCTCCGTGGTGAGTGGCTGGGGCCGCCTGGCTCAGTCGGGACCCCCGTCCACTCTGCTCCAGAGGCTGGAGGTTCCTCGGGTCCCCCTGCAGGAGTGTCGCACCACAGGCCTCAATGTGACCATGAACATGCTGTGTGCTGGGTTCAGGGATGGGAAAAAGGATGCGTGCCAGGGGGACAGCGGAGGGCCCCTGGTCACCCGCTACAAGAACACCTGGTTTCTGACGGGAGTGGTGAGCTGGGGTAAAGGGTGCGCCCAAGAGGACGTCTATGGAATCTATACCCGCGTCTCTAACTTCCTGGACTGGATCAATCAGACCATGGCGACCGGCTGA
- the f7l gene encoding coagulation factor VII isoform X1 yields the protein MESSTTTDALKVQLRHLILLVLYIPACTGLPGAPVFLSTQEANEVLHHQRSRRANSLLEELRLGDLERECLEEQCGYEEAREIFTLPEQLEEFWKSYSVVDQCESGPCLNGATCLGQVNTYICICLPGFDGRNCGQTSMNSYDGCLYRNGGCEHFCTEFPDLSHHCHCAPGYSLDNDSSSCIPQVPFPCGRIVKTFRPGPRIVKGTICPKGECPWQVMLEYMNEYKCGGILLAPHWILTAAHCMWHTTASHWQVTVGEHNRAKKEGTEQIRRVTRMLIHPQYNHTSTDRDLSLLYLKREVVLGPFVVPVCLPALDGSFGRTLGAMRTSVVSGWGRLAQSGPPSTLLQRLEVPRVPLQECRTTGLNVTMNMLCAGFRDGKKDACQGDSGGPLVTRYKNTWFLTGVVSWGKGCAQEDVYGIYTRVSNFLDWINQTMATG from the exons ATGGAGTCGTCTACGACCACGGACGCTCTGAAAGTGCAGCTCAGACACCTTATCCTGCTAGTCCTCTATATCCCAGCCTGCACCGGACTCCCTGGAG CTCCAGTGTTCCTGAGCACACAGGAGGCCAATGAGGTGCTCCATCATCAGCGGTCGCGGCGTGCTAACAGCCTGCTGGAGGAGCTGAGACTGGGAGACCTGGAGAGAGAGTGTCTGGAGGAGCAATGTGGCTACGAGGAGGCACGGGAGATCTTCACCCTCCCCGAACAATTG GAGGAGTTCTGGAAGAGCTACTCAG tggTGGATCAGTGTGAGTCTGGCCCCTGCTTGAATGGGGCTACCTGTTTAGGTCAGGTGAACACCTACATCTGCATATGTCTCCCTGGGTTTGATGGACGAAACTGTGGCCAAA CCTCGATGAACTCTTATGATGGTTGTCTGTACAGAAATGGGGGATGTGAGCACTTCTGTACAGAGTTTCCAGACCTGTCTCACCATTGTCACTGTGCCCCTGGGTACAGCCTGGACAATGACAGCAGTAGCTGCATACCCCAAG ttcCGTTTCCCTGTGGAAGAATTGTAAAAACGTTCAGGCCCGGGCCCCGAATTGTGAAAGGCACAATTTGTCCTAAGGGAGAGTGCCCATGGCAG GTTATGCTGGAGTACATGAATGAATATAAATGTGGGGGGATCCTCTTGGCTCCACATTGGATCCTTACTGCTGCCCACTGTATGTGGCACACGACTGCCTCCCATTGGCAAGTCACAGTGG GTGAACACAACCGTGCGAAGAAGGAGGGCACAGAGCAGATTCGCCGGGTGACGAGGATGCTGATCCACCCCCAATACAACCACACCTCCACAGACCGGGACCTGTCTCTGCTCTACCTCAAGAGGGAAGTAGTGCTTGGACCCTTCGTGGTGCCTGTGTGCTTGCCCGCCTTGGACGGCTCCTTCGGGCGCACACTGGGGGCCATGCGCACCTCCGTGGTGAGTGGCTGGGGCCGCCTGGCTCAGTCGGGACCCCCGTCCACTCTGCTCCAGAGGCTGGAGGTTCCTCGGGTCCCCCTGCAGGAGTGTCGCACCACAGGCCTCAATGTGACCATGAACATGCTGTGTGCTGGGTTCAGGGATGGGAAAAAGGATGCGTGCCAGGGGGACAGCGGAGGGCCCCTGGTCACCCGCTACAAGAACACCTGGTTTCTGACGGGAGTGGTGAGCTGGGGTAAAGGGTGCGCCCAAGAGGACGTCTATGGAATCTATACCCGCGTCTCTAACTTCCTGGACTGGATCAATCAGACCATGGCGACCGGCTGA